The genomic stretch aaatcgaggagcgaagcaacttgggtgtaacttggtgaagtacataagccgcatgaagagagccagcatagaagatgggaaCATAGCGcgaaggcacagagctttccttggacagaggttaaggacatgaactcttttaGAGACAAGAGCGGgacaagagcgggatcatgtcgttccatggggtCCAtctttctgatggagcggactcatcttgcatggtgccaaagacgaatggagcttctaggcacatgcaccttatctcgaaaaagtctttgatggaggaaccaaggcgactcaactcacgaaggcgaagttgggttcagaaggccttagcacgaagCAAGAGGATGCGAAGGcgaatactcttgaagaatatgccacagtgctgccatgaaggaagcggtgcgtagcggagattgtgctggtaggggcaaaggcccaggattcaAACAATGGCGCATCAATTTTAGCGAAGTTGGTAGACTTCGAGAGCTaccaggcgacggactgtcctagagcaatgCTTCGTctgggtgtgacccgagagcgggtggacgaaggtcgattgccaaaggagcgaacacaattgaaggtggaagaggccctacgatgtattggcagaggccacacattgaggaatcacaatccgagttcatcccacaaggatcaaaatgcaattgagatgtcaccaggaggcgacatggtgcagcggattgtggtggaacagttcgtggtaatgcaATACACACGAatcttgtcccgtgagggactatatcatacagaagtatgatcgggagctactgggagctactgggagctccacttcggtgaacaacacgacgacaagaagggctatggattcagggAGTGAAagacatggtaccgcagaggcgggtcttccgtgcgtgtatcgaattttgcatcaaatgaaagccttggtcatcagcatatgggggatgtataccactaagggaaaagtttgaatgtaagtaccagtgagtcccatgggagggacttgatcatgcagaggtataatcagagcagctggagagttggactgctccagtgcttatattcgcttaagggagcccgacaagtcaaaggacaaagtcgagtaaacgaacgttgctaccaaggaagctaaggagaacagaattggtacgAACCATATaacatgatagcaaaggccatatATAGGAGTTGCAGTATGTATTTCCATCGACTAAGGggatctgcttggagaacacagaggtgttgaagcagggggtcgaaagagaagaggaagcgacgacgagtccagagggacttagctacccaaaaccaagcatcagttagaatgaaggtggactcggaggagtaccacaaagacatatctaccgatcgtgaagaaatggatgtagatgtgaggcgacggatagtagggccataggcatggcagcgccatggtaccgcagagatgggactttcgtgaagtcatcgatcccttgctctcaaggagggagagcgcttggtcgtgaaaggggccgagaaggtggagcatgcggaggcaaactccaagtaccaagacaaggctgaagggcagaggccaaggaacttcgtaagaccagtgtcaacgagcttctcatcaagatagccgaaagtgaaggacttcgggtcatacaagagtgtacgaccaaggaatgaagtaggcagtacacggtgttgtacctttgctactcagtggagtaagcGACAAGGTTCATGGAgaggacggtacaatcccagaggcgaccaaaactattaaagacttactccaagttagggtgaaaacttcctgcattacagaagttcgatgacattgagaagatgaatcacagtagctataactcaacacaaggagtgcaaacataaGAAGTGCTCAGAAGCATGAGCAAAGAgtgggcgaaggctagtaaccagctcgatgcatggagtacaaacctcgaggcaagcgaagtcaagtaacctttgccttctcaactcttaagagaatgggcgaaaccgagtacctcaattcttttatctatccagtagaggagctctgcacatattCAAATACActtcgaagaaaccaaatggaagacaatagttgtcaaatccttaccaatgatgatcagtgctactgagagtagattatctgctttATTTCCTAACAGaacgtcaatcgaaagcggaagtgatgcgaacctacttggaagtgacaaataagtgaaagaagagtcgatgggcaaattttgtggaggaaagacTCAAAAACTTCaatagtttgcgagacgatgctcattaaaactccaacaagcatccaccgaattcgagcagcatgaggcatttgagaaactGGCACATaggaaggatggtcttttccattATCAGAAGGATCCGCATGaaacaacagggatcaacacaacttagccaaccccacgaacgttgctaccaaggaagctaaggagaacagaattggtacgAACCCTATaacatgatagcaaaggccatatATAGGAGTTGCAGTATGTATTTCCATCGACTAAGGggatctgcttggagaacacagaggtgttgaagcagggggtcgaaagagaagaggaagcgacgacgagtccagagggacttagctacccaaaaccaagcatcagttagaatgaaggtggactcggaggagtaccacaaagacatatctaccgatcgtgaagaaatggatgtagatgtgaggcgacggatagtagggccataggcatggcagcgccatggtaccgcagagatgGGACTTTCGTGAAGTCATCGATTCCTTGCTCTcaaggagggagagcgcttggtcgtgaaaggggccgagaaggtggagcatgcggaggcaaactccaagtaccaagacaaggctgaagggcagaggccaaggaacttcgtaagaccggtgtcaacgagcttctcatcaagatagccgaaagtgaaggacttcgggtcatacaagagtgtacgaccaaggaatgaagtaggcagtacacggtgttgtacctttgctactcagtggagtaagcGACAAGGTTCATGGAgaggacggtacaatcccagaggcgaccaaaactattaaagacttactccaagttagggtgaaaacttcctgcattacagaagttcgatgacattgagaagatgaatcacagtagctataactcaacacaaggagtgcaaacataaGAAGTGCTCAGAAGCATGAGCAAAGAgtgggcgaaggctagtaaccagctcgatgcatggagtacaaacctcgaggcaagcgaagtcaagtaacctttgacttctcaactcttaagagaatgggcgaaaccgagtacctcaattcttttatctatccagtagatgagctctgcacatgttcaaagacacttcgaagaaaccaaatggaagacaatagttgtcaaatccttaccaatgattatcagtgctactgagagtagattatctgctttATTTCCTAACAGaacgtcaatcgaaagcggaagtgatgcgaacctacttggaagtgacaaataagtgaaagaagagtcgatgggcaaattttgtggaggaaagacTCAAAAACTTCaatagtttgcgagacgatgctcattaaaactccaacaagcatccaccgaattcgagcagcatgaggcatttgagaaactGGCACATaggaaggatggtcttttcctttatcagAAGGATCCGTATGaaacaacagggatcaacacaacttagccaaccccacattagagtcaagagtcattggcgagttgaaacagcatggcggatcaaaagttcgactactcaataacaacagcggagagcaattgggagccaagaggtgcattgcagttggagaaaaagattgaagactcagcaaaggcgagaagttgcagtgtcggcaaaaacttcgacgaggacgtcgaaggaataagtgggggagaatgtcatggacaaaactgtaaacagggtgtttaatgcaatgctcatgtatgtccgtgtcttttggtttgttcatgctttgcacagcatgtagagggacggtcgaaggcttaatagccccattttaattgggtttgttggtcgttttaggcttataaataaaggttgtgtcatgtggacacttgtgagagatacttggtctgtagtggaccattttagatcctttgttgtgcaaccgttcagaacttgtaaagtatgtttgtaatttacattggctataaagtgttttctgaaatgtttgcttatggatcccaagtgaggcattttttctaacccgttttctcttttgcaggtcctaagggaccatgagagattTCGGGGAgggtgacctttgcggacggacatgcaagggtgccgcacgacttaggcaaaaccaactaaatctGTGACAATACGGGACATTATTCTCTTAACAACCATAATTCCATATAATGCATTTGTTATTTGCTATAACCATCACTTTTGTTGTCTGCCATATTGTAATGTTTGTCGCCATAACCATGAGACCCTagaaaaaatttaattatagaaAATTATAAGATAAAAGTCGCTCTTAATATATTAAAGAAATGGGGACCCTTGCATCAAGAAGGGGGATGTCATGAGGATTGAAATTGATCATATATCTCATATGTGGTCTCTTTAGACagtttcttatttatttttccaTTACACCATAATTCACCTATAAGTAAATTAGAATAGAACTGGGATCACAGAAAGGGTCAATTGCTATCTTCAAAATCATTAGTGAATAGATTTGGATTTCTGTATGAATTACAGAATAGCTAATAACTACAGTAACATATttgtataatataattaatatctaTTTTTAATAGATATAGCATACTCCTTTAATGAATTATTCTTCATTGTCTTTTTTCAGATTTTGTATCTATTATATTTTAATACTACAAGTTCTTTAAAATCACATCTTACAAGAAAATGAAAATAAAGAATCTGTTAGCATATAAGTTcccaattttatttaatttttcatattttttgcttttttaattattaatctttCTCTATGAATCCCGATTTCACAGATCAAATATGATAGATCGTTCCCATACCACTTGCATTGTTCATAACATATCTCAATTCAGAGGGGATTTTGCACACTATGGTGCAAAATAACATACTAGACCAGCAGCTTGCATTGTCAGTTTGTCACTATCAAAGATATGTGCGCAAGTGTGAAAGTAGATTTTTTATATTGTCAGCATGTCCATCTACACATGAACATCTTTTCATTATTTACAAAATGGAACTATTTAGATGTCACTATTCAGGCTATCACAAATGGTAACAAAGAACCTCTAGAGATTAGTCCACCTGCATAGACACATGCCAAAATGAAGGTCATCTCTCATATGCACCAAACAAAACAAGAGTTtcctcagaaaagaaaaaaatcattctTCATGAAAGTGTAGCACATGCCAATAAACTTCAAGTTCACATGAAATAGACAATCTAAGAAACTCACTTTAGACCCAAAAGAAATACGCATAGACAATTTATGAAGTTCAAAAGTTACTGTGAATGACCTATTTCATCAACGTAGTCACTtttgtcatatccatgagggtcaAAAACATCTTTACTGAAGCATGTCCCAATCTGGTCTATATCTTGATACCTCACAGCATGCTGCAGGAAGTCAGGATTTCGATAATCCTTCCTATTACGTAAATCAGCATTAAAACTTTTCCCACACCTCTTATATGCAAGAAACTTGTTTATCTTTTCCTGAAATAATGAGACTGAAAAGATCAGCAAAAAAAAAGGCACAAAAACACAGATATAAATGAGACTATGCACAGGTTTCTTACAATTATCTGAATCATTCTGGTCATTATGGGTCCATTCATTTGTTAATTAAGAAGATGTTACTAGTAacaaaataaacataaatatgCATTGCCTAAGTTGGTTACATTGAACAATGCACCAAAAtttaatcattttttatcaaCTGGTTGACTACAGAGTACAGACATGAAGTACACATGCAGGACAAACAGTAACCAATATTGTGTCCCTTGATAAAATATAACAGCATATTTCAaacaaatataataaacaaagttGACACCAGCATTGGATAATATTGATAAACATAAAACAGAAGTTTAACAAAGGCAAAAATAGATTTAGGTGGGAGGAAACCTGTAGCTCCGTAGGGCATTCAGTTGATGGAGGTGGAGGAAGAAAACTACTTAATGGGTCATCCTTTTGCACTTCCATGGAAACTACAGCATCTTCAACCTGAGTTACTTCGGTCACAGATCCAGTAACATCCATTGGCATACCATTTTCAGATCTAGGCTGTTCAGATAAATCAGAAGGTTGGAGTGGTTCTAGCTGAGTGTTTGGCATTAATATGTGGACAGTTCCTGGAGGCGTTCTATCATCTGCATTCCCCAGAAAATCAACAAGAGAACACAATGAGTGTCCTCTCTATGAATCTACGTACGTGCATCAAGATGCAAACTGCTATAATGCTATTTTAATGACCTTAAGCAAAATTGGTACTACGAAattagtttcagaaaaaaaatgttAATCTTTCGGAAAGAAACTCAATGAAATGACCAATAATAAGGTCAAAAATATCTTCCTTAACAATATAAAGTACTGCAAAAATAAGAGAAGTCCTCAACATGTAAGAAGCAGATATTTGGTCGTATGTGTCATCATataatcattttaatttcaatttaTTAGAGTTACTTGTTAAGTATCTAAATAACTAGGTTATTCCTTACGGAAATCAAGATTATGAACACTGTGGTAAGCTAAATTTGTTATTTCAACAAATGGAAATGGCAGAATTTACTTTTATGGAATCTTCACAGAAAACCTCAGATTATTACACAGTGCAACTTGTGTGAAGCTCAACTTCATGAACTTGAACATGTTTCCTTGTGCACTACAAACCTGGAACATCTGAACCAAATTGTCAAAACTAAGGTCACAGAGTGACAACTTAAAATTGAAGGTGCTGACCAATTTCAGGATTCCTTTTGAATCATAGTATTTCCACTTTATAAGACGATTTAATTCCTAAGATAACCAGTCTTAAGGTTAAAGTGACGAATAGATTGTGGCTGCAACAGAACTGACGAAATAGCCTTTAAAACATATTTATGAAATACCTAGTTAGAGCAAACATTAACAAGGCAAAATTGTTATAATTTGCATAATATTCTTAATTAAAAAAGGTTCGGTATTAAAATTACCATCAGGAACTTGAACCTCTGCTCCAAGCATGAGACGACCATTGCTCGAAATCTCTCCCTCCTGCCACATCCGATGCTTTGCAATATAAGAAAGCTGTACTATAAAATCCACTCAAACTTACAAGGAACATGCTACTATACAGATCAGTCAATTCTTATACAGTCAAATTTGTAAGGAGAGTAGGAAGAAACCATCATTAGGGCATGGATAGAGAGAATGACTAACTAATTTGAACAGGATTAAGGTACTGTAACTAAAATGAACAAAGAAACCCTAAACGTCTAAACGTCACCTCGGGCTCGGGAGACATAGCGGTCTCATCATGTTCGTAATCAACGATAGCAAGTGACCCCGTCCTCATCCTCTGAGAATCCAGAGGCTCCGGAAGAGAAGAAGACGTCAGCAGCGGAGGAGAAGGGGAAATTGCGGGGAGGGGAGAAGCCTGTAGCTGAGAggggagcagcggcggtggcgTGGGGCTCCGGGCGACGGGACTCCTTAGGGTTTCGTAATCCATGGCATCGTCGACAGGAGGGGATCGAGGAAAGCCGGGGGGCGGAGTGGCCTCGAATGACAAGTCCTGCAGGGCAGCCCTCGTGCCTCCATCGACGTCATCGGCGCTACCAGCTCCGGCGACGGGATCCGCCGAGGTGGCCGGAGGCGCAACCtgcacctcctcctcttcctcttcctcttcctcgtcgtTGTACACGGAGAGCAGATCGATGCCGCCGGTTCCGGACGCCATGTTTGCCTTCGGGAGAACCGTCGCAACTTCGATCTGACCTAAACGTGCGAGAGATTCCGGGCCTTTCGCGAGCCAAATTGCGActgggcgagcgagcgagcgaccgCAGGAGTATATGGAGTCGGATCGAGAAGGGTTGAGTCGGATCGGGTCGGGTTGATTTAAACACGAAAATCCAATTCACCAACTCGAAATCGATCCGTTTCTTAAGTCGAAATTATGGACCACGATTCATTCCATATACGTATTATTCGAATAAAATATCGCCAAAACACATATATTTACATTAAATCAATCCAATTTATTGattaatatgatattataattatatgtgAGATAATGATAACTTATATCCAATAGTAATAATTGCATACCAAGTCTTCTTGATTAGCCTTCTTATAgttgattttattttctttcgTAAAGATATTTAGTCCCAATTAAAATGTAGTGGAACTAAGGATTTATCAGATTCTAGCATCATCCTTATccagaaagatatttttttaaagtttattttaaaatgataaaattatgtTAGGGGCACTAATAAGATTTTTTGTCCTATATTAATGAGTAAG from Musa acuminata AAA Group cultivar baxijiao chromosome BXJ1-3, Cavendish_Baxijiao_AAA, whole genome shotgun sequence encodes the following:
- the LOC103978373 gene encoding uncharacterized protein LOC103978373 isoform X2, which gives rise to MASGTGGIDLLSVYNDEEEEEEEEEVQVAPPATSADPVAGAGSADDVDGGTRAALQDLSFEATPPPGFPRSPPVDDAMDYETLRSPVARSPTPPPLLPSQLQASPLPAISPSPPLLTSSSLPEPLDSQRMRTGSLAIVDYEHDETAMSPEPEEGEISSNGRLMLGAEVQVPDDDRTPPGTVHILMPNTQLEPLQPSDLSEQPRSENGMPMDVTGSVTEVTQVEDAVVSMEVQKDDPLSSFLPPPPSTECPTELQEKINKFLAYKRCGKSFNADLRNRKDYRNPDFLQHAVRYQDIDQIGTCFSKDVFDPHGYDKSDYVDEIENEMRREMERKEQERKKSQKVDFVAGGTQTATVVPSLNINTQNSVAVAALAVLPPVPTTVDATTRDGRQNKKTKWDKVDGDIKSSTLSGGHDNPSTTSVHAALLSAANAGAGYTAFAQQKRREAEEKKVGDRKFDKRS
- the LOC103978373 gene encoding uncharacterized protein LOC103978373 isoform X1 — encoded protein: MASGTGGIDLLSVYNDEEEEEEEEEVQVAPPATSADPVAGAGSADDVDGGTRAALQDLSFEATPPPGFPRSPPVDDAMDYETLRSPVARSPTPPPLLPSQLQASPLPAISPSPPLLTSSSLPEPLDSQRMRTGSLAIVDYEHDETAMSPEPEEGEISSNGRLMLGAEVQVPDDDRTPPGTVHILMPNTQLEPLQPSDLSEQPRSENGMPMDVTGSVTEVTQVEDAVVSMEVQKDDPLSSFLPPPPSTECPTELQEKINKFLAYKRCGKSFNADLRNRKDYRNPDFLQHAVRYQDIDQIGTCFSKDVFDPHGYDKSDYVDEIENEMRREMERKEQERKKSQKVDFVAGGTQTATVVPSLNINTQNSASVAVAALAVLPPVPTTVDATTRDGRQNKKTKWDKVDGDIKSSTLSGGHDNPSTTSVHAALLSAANAGAGYTAFAQQKRREAEEKKVGDRKFDKRS